One Bacteriovorax sp. PP10 DNA window includes the following coding sequences:
- a CDS encoding response regulator: MEENKANLIFELIDKFLHNKPILLIDDEEEIRSLMSNYLIKSQVDAKRIITASDGKEAISKIQNQEFGLIIVDILMPRMNGLQLIKELKQKKKYQNIPVLIISGSVDADNVKIAAAMGITNIIVKPFSYNIFLEKISRTLCA, encoded by the coding sequence ATGGAAGAGAACAAAGCGAACCTCATATTCGAACTGATAGATAAGTTTTTACACAATAAGCCTATTCTCCTTATCGACGATGAAGAAGAAATTAGGTCCCTGATGTCTAACTATCTTATAAAGTCACAAGTTGATGCCAAACGAATCATCACGGCATCTGATGGTAAAGAGGCCATCTCTAAAATCCAAAATCAGGAGTTTGGTTTGATCATCGTGGATATACTAATGCCACGAATGAATGGCCTGCAGCTCATTAAGGAACTAAAACAAAAAAAGAAATATCAAAACATTCCAGTGCTGATTATTTCAGGAAGTGTGGACGCTGATAATGTAAAGATTGCTGCGGCCATGGGAATTACCAATATTATTGTTAAACCATTTAGCTATAATATTTTTCTGGAAAAGATTAGTCGAACTCTTTGTGCCTAA